A window of the Bactrocera neohumeralis isolate Rockhampton unplaced genomic scaffold, APGP_CSIRO_Bneo_wtdbg2-racon-allhic-juicebox.fasta_v2 cluster09, whole genome shotgun sequence genome harbors these coding sequences:
- the LOC126764160 gene encoding uncharacterized protein LOC126764160: MPTKIFSDNATNFVGADRKLRELKEAFLAMGPELRRFAADEGCSFTFIPPRAPHFGGLWEAAVKSAKHHIVRVIGNALLTAEELATLLAEVEAILNSRPLVPLSQDPNDGEALTPAHLLIGCSLRALPPEKVPVDPVRCCERWQLVCCLKQQFWRQWSKVYLTGLQERNKWLHPKRNMQLNDLVLVHEDNVPPQQWVLGRVVATAEGQDGKVRVADVATKAGTIKRPIHKLALLPMEVEGN; the protein is encoded by the coding sequence ATGCCGACGAAgatattcagcgacaacgccaccaatttcgtcggcgccgatcgcaagctgcgcgagctgaagGAGGCGTTTCTGGCAATGGGTCCAGAATTGAGGAGATTCGCAGCAGACGAAGGGTGCAGCTTCACCTTTATACCACCaagggcgccgcacttcggcggattatgggaagccgcggtgaagtccgccaaacacCATATCGTTCGCGTAATCGGCAACGCGCTACTCACAGCAGAGGAGCTAGCAACACTGttggccgaagtggaggccatcctcaacTCTCGTCCCCTAGTACCCCTGAGTCAAGACCCCAACGACGGCGAGGCGTTAACACCGGCGCATCTACTGATAGGATGCTCCCTGCGAGCATTACCTCCAGAGAAGGTGCCAGTGGACCCAGTTCGttgttgcgagagatggcaacttgtttgctgtctcaagcaacagttctggcgacagtggtccaaagtTTACCTGACGGGCCTTCAGGAACGCAACAAGTGGCTGCACCCCAAACGCAACATGCAGCTCAACGACCTCGTTCTCGTCCACGAGGACAACGTGCCACCGCAGCAGTGGGTACTAGGGCGCGTCGTCGCAACCGCcgaagggcaagacggcaaggtgcgagtcgcAGACGTGGCGACTAAGGCGGGCACAATTAAGCGTCCTATCCACAAGCTGGCCTTGCTTCCAATGGAGGTTGAAGGAAAttga